A single region of the Gemmatimonas sp. UBA7669 genome encodes:
- a CDS encoding exodeoxyribonuclease V subunit gamma → MAGLHLVTGDAPAALLAHLDEQLRDTPLSPFDDETIIVQSLGMERWVRQQLATRRGCAASLAMPFPAGFCRTLADTLQRDAAFAGHAPTPLDTRFEEAALTWRLYAALGEPELLQHAACEPLRAYLQGADDRKRFGLARSITARFDEYRLYRPEVMLAWEDGRLTTKSAAEAWQAVLWCHLLRGERPMHFARWFTGTISRLEQATVAPAGLPPRVVVFGVSTLPPVFVRLLRAVARFVPVHVAVLSPGQDSWREHGARHPLAARFAAASRELLQDLSTPTPGVPVDVVHTHVSVLGAEDARAQPASLLHQLQRALRAGTADATATMLQPGDRSLTVQDCHSPLRELEVLRDQLLDAFAADPTLRPHDVLIMVPDVETYAPLAEAIFANEHDGLARIPFRVADRALSRDVTPARALREWLDLVTARGTASELLNLLFIPPVRRAAGVSGTQLDRIAGWVRQAGIRWGESGSSRAAEFDVPGVDDHTWRQGLDRLLVGYAVGNVAAVLGDVRPVGGDTSGDTALLGSFVEWVEQVFDWRGRFKAARSAREWSEVLQALLSWLVEPDSDEERQAVDALRRSMATLSDAARHVGDLPLSFEIVREWLRASLEDGEQASGFLTGGMTLCAMKPMRAVPHRVIAMLGLSDDAFPRRQRRTAFDLIAIEPRRGDREVRVDDRQLLLDTLLCAEDRLLLSYVGRSQVDNGELAPSIVVAELLDYLDATVRATDEPLVNGAGRVGSSRTARALLHVRHQLQPFSPAYFSGSAGNDGALFTFDASMARGVRAAQHRSEHPPAFLDPLPTVPLLARDALRAPEPWLRVSVEELVDAWSHPSRWYCRRVLQMDVRRGADRLDDVEPLTVDPLLRTRMQQQLLQHTLHGQQVTAPFLAYVLAGGELPPAALGQSWMQRLHDDVQPLLDRLNASLRQPSMAVDIAGADWQLQGTLDLQVAGGQWCVRAARLKARDHLLAWVLHLVRAAAAEGGVTWLYGTDSAVKLSPLTAVQAMARLDALVQGFRIMSRMPVPFFTQSAWAYREMLRKGAVDQDRLLRDFEASGEYAIGADGSDDHVRALWRGVRPLEVLWPEFSAWCDVFWQDHEVTPA, encoded by the coding sequence ATGGCCGGACTGCACCTCGTCACCGGTGACGCACCGGCGGCGCTGCTCGCGCATCTCGACGAGCAGCTGCGCGACACGCCGCTCTCGCCGTTCGACGATGAGACGATCATCGTACAGAGTCTCGGCATGGAGCGTTGGGTGCGGCAGCAACTGGCCACGCGTCGGGGCTGCGCGGCCAGTCTGGCCATGCCCTTTCCGGCGGGGTTCTGTCGCACGCTGGCTGACACCCTGCAGCGCGACGCCGCCTTTGCCGGGCACGCGCCGACACCGCTCGACACGCGCTTCGAAGAGGCGGCCCTCACCTGGCGTCTCTACGCCGCGCTCGGTGAACCGGAGCTCCTGCAGCACGCCGCCTGCGAGCCCCTGCGCGCGTATCTGCAGGGCGCCGACGATCGCAAGCGGTTTGGACTGGCCCGCAGCATCACGGCACGGTTCGACGAGTATCGACTGTATCGTCCCGAGGTGATGCTGGCTTGGGAAGACGGTCGGCTCACCACGAAATCGGCGGCCGAAGCCTGGCAAGCCGTGCTCTGGTGTCATCTCCTGCGCGGAGAGCGACCCATGCATTTTGCCCGCTGGTTCACCGGCACCATTTCGCGACTCGAGCAGGCCACGGTTGCCCCAGCGGGCCTGCCGCCACGTGTGGTGGTCTTTGGCGTCTCCACCCTGCCGCCCGTTTTTGTCCGACTGCTCAGGGCCGTGGCTCGCTTTGTGCCGGTGCATGTCGCGGTGCTCTCGCCGGGACAGGACAGTTGGCGTGAACATGGCGCACGCCATCCGCTCGCGGCGCGTTTCGCTGCGGCGTCCCGCGAGTTGCTGCAGGATCTCTCGACGCCCACACCGGGTGTGCCCGTTGACGTGGTGCACACCCACGTGTCGGTACTCGGTGCTGAGGACGCGCGCGCACAGCCCGCCAGTCTGTTGCACCAGCTGCAGCGCGCATTGCGTGCCGGGACCGCCGACGCAACCGCCACGATGCTGCAGCCCGGCGATCGTTCGCTCACCGTGCAGGATTGTCATTCGCCGCTTCGGGAACTCGAAGTGCTGCGCGACCAACTGCTCGATGCCTTCGCCGCTGATCCGACGCTCAGGCCGCACGACGTGCTGATCATGGTGCCGGACGTGGAGACGTACGCGCCGCTGGCGGAAGCCATCTTTGCCAACGAACACGATGGACTCGCACGCATCCCGTTTCGTGTCGCCGATCGGGCACTGTCCCGCGATGTGACCCCGGCGCGAGCGCTGCGCGAGTGGCTGGACCTGGTAACGGCGCGCGGCACCGCGAGCGAGCTGCTCAACCTGTTGTTCATTCCGCCCGTGCGCCGCGCTGCGGGAGTGTCCGGTACGCAACTCGACCGCATTGCGGGCTGGGTACGCCAGGCCGGCATACGATGGGGCGAGAGTGGCTCGTCGCGCGCTGCCGAGTTTGACGTGCCCGGGGTGGACGACCATACCTGGCGGCAGGGGCTCGATCGCCTGCTGGTGGGCTATGCGGTGGGCAACGTGGCCGCAGTCCTCGGTGATGTGCGTCCGGTGGGCGGCGATACCTCCGGTGATACGGCGCTGCTGGGGAGTTTCGTGGAGTGGGTGGAGCAGGTCTTTGACTGGCGTGGCCGGTTCAAGGCGGCGCGTTCGGCGCGTGAATGGTCCGAAGTCCTGCAGGCGCTGCTTTCCTGGTTGGTTGAGCCCGACAGCGACGAGGAGCGGCAGGCGGTGGATGCGCTCCGGCGCAGCATGGCGACGCTATCCGATGCCGCGCGGCATGTGGGCGACTTGCCGCTCTCATTCGAAATTGTGCGCGAATGGCTGCGTGCCAGCCTTGAAGATGGGGAGCAGGCCAGCGGATTTCTCACGGGCGGCATGACGCTCTGTGCCATGAAGCCCATGCGTGCGGTGCCCCATCGGGTCATTGCCATGCTCGGCCTCAGTGACGACGCGTTCCCCAGGCGCCAGCGGCGCACGGCGTTCGATCTCATCGCAATTGAGCCGCGGCGAGGAGATCGGGAGGTGCGTGTCGACGACCGGCAACTCCTGCTCGACACGCTGCTCTGTGCTGAAGACCGGCTGCTGCTCTCCTACGTGGGGCGCTCCCAGGTGGACAACGGCGAGCTCGCGCCGTCCATCGTGGTGGCCGAGTTGCTGGACTATCTCGATGCCACCGTACGGGCGACAGACGAGCCTTTGGTGAATGGGGCAGGCCGCGTTGGGTCCTCACGCACCGCGCGCGCGCTACTGCATGTCCGTCATCAGCTGCAGCCGTTCAGCCCCGCCTACTTTTCAGGGTCTGCCGGCAACGACGGAGCGCTGTTCACCTTTGATGCCAGCATGGCGCGCGGTGTGCGGGCGGCGCAGCATCGCAGCGAACATCCCCCCGCGTTTCTCGATCCGCTGCCGACCGTGCCGCTTCTCGCGCGCGATGCCCTGCGAGCGCCCGAGCCCTGGCTGCGGGTCAGTGTAGAGGAGTTGGTGGACGCCTGGAGTCATCCGTCGCGCTGGTATTGCCGCCGCGTTCTGCAAATGGATGTGCGACGCGGCGCTGATCGTCTGGACGACGTCGAGCCACTGACGGTGGACCCGCTGCTCCGCACGCGCATGCAGCAGCAATTGCTTCAGCATACTCTGCACGGTCAGCAGGTCACGGCACCGTTCCTGGCCTACGTGCTGGCCGGAGGCGAGCTGCCGCCTGCCGCCTTGGGTCAAAGCTGGATGCAGCGCCTGCATGATGACGTCCAGCCTCTGCTCGACCGACTGAATGCGTCGCTGCGGCAGCCGTCCATGGCCGTGGATATTGCGGGCGCTGACTGGCAACTGCAGGGCACCCTGGATCTGCAGGTGGCCGGCGGGCAGTGGTGCGTGCGCGCGGCCAGGCTCAAGGCGCGCGATCACCTGCTGGCCTGGGTGCTGCACCTGGTGCGCGCGGCGGCGGCAGAAGGTGGTGTCACCTGGCTCTACGGCACCGACAGTGCCGTGAAGCTGTCCCCCCTGACCGCCGTCCAGGCCATGGCGCGCCTGGATGCCCTTGTGCAGGGCTTTCGCATCATGAGCCGCATGCCGGTGCCGTTCTTCACACAGAGTGCGTGGGCGTATCGGGAGATGCTGCGCAAGGGCGCGGTGGATCAGGACCGGCTGCTGCGCGATTTCGAGGCCAGCGGAGAGTACGCCATTGGCGCCGACGGCAGTGACGATCACGTGCGGGCGCTGTGGCGTGGCGTTCGCCCGCTCGAGGTCCTCTGGCCCGAGTTCAGTGCGTGGTGCGACGTGTTCTGGCAGGACCACGAGGTCACGCCGGCATGA
- the recB gene encoding exodeoxyribonuclease V subunit beta has translation MMAKPSVSSATREAFRADRSPFLPGIALIEASAGTGKTFNIAKSMVRLLLERRPDGAWMVDGLANVLVVTFTKAATNELVTRIREELRLAERVFAAPDMVDTANASVQILRAMAAGREDDAAMRLREAVATLDALAVFTIHGFCKRVLDEYALESGTPFEADLLEDEQDLERLALQDWWRRWVYSDRLLAALVVSEGWKPNRFHADYRLARRVADVRLDPDEEANTVRTVLLHQATAFMRAWQHLGASGAEQWLGNKPFNTSTSLATPDGRHALFAQMDEAVRESDATGLPTVSLLTLARRFSTEVLSKDFNKRSNAGKAAVADLALQPLVQAADSVLASTARMEQALRADCVHFVDRWIDTEKARRASLGFDDLLQRLADVLERQGPEGLLAHAVRSQFQAALIDEFQDTDAHQFAIFRTALHGCPLFLIGDPKQAIYGFRGADVQAYLTAADTAERQFTLERNFRSTPRMVEAVNALFARRLQPFVDDGIAYHAAQAATHAAEPARLPGGPHALHWLFVPPATGRGGAPAFTGATEARRLLFAACARHIVRNIEDGWTPGKLAVLVRSASEGIEMATVLRNARVPAVVSGLGDVMQSEEAAELLLVLEGIASPRHVARLRAALGTTLWGLSHADLLRLATPEAESAWTAITDSVDGLRERWTTRGLLPMLQQWYAECGVTERLLSEPEGERRLTNVRHLEELLHAAVLSEHLNVEGTLRWLRTQMAEAEERGDRPGNRPVTELRLESDADAVQIVTVHKSKGLEYDIVYCPTLWSAYPVQPDAPVLVHEQDGVVLDHGSPQRPARQAPADRERLAEESRLLYVALTRARFRTVVGWGPITHRQRGDVAAQSALSWLLFDAAAGGVPDTGAVSAPLMADALAAGPQTWQTHLEAVVAMHRDLMAMETADSTLVPPLSLTTARARPVPVVRTLPDEPPPARRFDTYRIASFTSLSRPLAGASAVRDVDDPNEDAGMAPSEEGPALSARDLPREDFRAFPAGREAGIALHALFEHSAFDATPAQLRPMVVQRLHEAGLLQAPPESDLRVDAVVDMMQRTLGTPIPLDACGLPSFALRDVRGDRARHEWQFLLPMGAQDAVVTRERLALAFAQHGVGPVSEYAEALRTLGPTQLHGYLTGFVDLLFEHDGRWWVVDWKSNQLGTTPAAYANHALTAVMVDHHYILQYHLYLTAAYRFLQHRMPDFDYDRHMGGAAYAFLRGFGVFNPAPAQGWFVDRPPRALIEALSAAFGEQTLSRRRE, from the coding sequence ATGATGGCAAAGCCAAGCGTGTCATCAGCTACCCGCGAAGCCTTTCGCGCCGATCGTTCGCCGTTCCTTCCCGGCATCGCGCTCATCGAGGCCAGCGCCGGTACGGGCAAGACGTTCAACATTGCCAAGAGCATGGTGCGTCTGCTGCTCGAGCGACGACCCGATGGCGCGTGGATGGTGGACGGGCTGGCAAACGTTCTGGTGGTGACGTTCACCAAGGCGGCCACCAACGAACTGGTGACACGCATTCGCGAAGAATTGCGTCTCGCGGAACGCGTGTTCGCCGCGCCAGACATGGTGGACACGGCGAATGCGAGTGTGCAGATCCTCCGCGCCATGGCCGCTGGCCGTGAGGATGACGCGGCGATGCGCCTGCGTGAAGCCGTGGCCACCCTCGATGCCCTGGCGGTGTTCACCATCCACGGCTTCTGCAAGCGTGTGCTCGATGAGTACGCACTGGAAAGTGGCACCCCATTCGAAGCAGACCTGCTCGAAGACGAGCAGGATCTCGAGCGGCTGGCGCTGCAGGATTGGTGGCGGCGTTGGGTGTACAGCGACCGCTTGCTCGCCGCCCTGGTTGTGAGTGAGGGATGGAAGCCCAACCGCTTCCATGCCGACTATCGCCTGGCGCGGCGCGTCGCTGACGTACGCCTCGATCCTGACGAGGAGGCCAACACCGTCCGCACGGTGTTGCTCCACCAGGCCACGGCCTTCATGCGCGCATGGCAGCACCTCGGTGCGTCGGGTGCCGAGCAGTGGTTGGGCAACAAGCCGTTCAACACCAGCACGTCACTTGCCACGCCCGATGGGCGACACGCGTTGTTTGCGCAGATGGACGAAGCTGTACGGGAGTCCGACGCCACCGGGCTGCCAACGGTGAGCCTGCTGACGCTGGCCCGTCGATTCAGTACCGAGGTGCTGAGCAAGGACTTCAACAAGCGCAGCAACGCAGGCAAGGCCGCGGTGGCCGATCTGGCCTTGCAGCCACTGGTGCAGGCAGCCGACAGTGTGCTGGCGTCTACCGCGCGCATGGAGCAGGCGCTGCGTGCCGACTGTGTGCACTTCGTCGATCGATGGATCGACACCGAGAAGGCCCGCCGCGCGTCGCTGGGCTTTGATGATCTGCTGCAGCGTCTTGCCGACGTCTTGGAGCGGCAGGGACCCGAGGGACTGCTGGCGCACGCGGTACGCTCGCAGTTTCAGGCTGCACTGATCGACGAGTTTCAGGACACCGACGCGCATCAGTTCGCGATCTTTCGCACGGCGCTGCACGGCTGCCCGCTATTCCTCATCGGCGATCCCAAACAAGCCATCTATGGCTTCCGTGGCGCCGACGTACAGGCCTATCTCACCGCCGCCGACACGGCAGAGCGGCAGTTCACGCTCGAGCGAAACTTCCGCAGCACGCCACGCATGGTGGAAGCGGTCAACGCCCTGTTTGCGCGGCGACTTCAACCCTTCGTTGACGACGGGATTGCCTACCATGCCGCGCAAGCGGCCACACACGCAGCGGAGCCGGCCCGTTTGCCTGGCGGGCCGCACGCCTTGCACTGGCTCTTCGTGCCACCGGCAACCGGGCGTGGTGGCGCACCGGCGTTTACCGGAGCCACTGAGGCCCGTCGTCTGTTGTTCGCCGCCTGCGCGCGGCACATCGTGCGCAACATCGAAGACGGCTGGACGCCCGGCAAACTCGCCGTGCTCGTACGTTCGGCCAGTGAAGGCATCGAGATGGCCACCGTGCTTCGGAACGCACGCGTTCCAGCCGTCGTGTCAGGTCTCGGCGATGTGATGCAGTCCGAAGAGGCCGCCGAACTCTTGCTGGTGCTCGAGGGCATAGCCTCACCGCGACACGTGGCACGACTGCGCGCGGCGCTCGGTACAACGCTCTGGGGGCTTTCGCATGCGGATCTGTTGCGGCTGGCAACTCCGGAAGCCGAGTCGGCGTGGACCGCCATCACCGACAGCGTGGATGGACTGCGCGAACGCTGGACCACACGTGGACTGCTGCCCATGCTGCAGCAGTGGTACGCCGAGTGCGGTGTAACCGAGCGACTGTTGAGTGAACCGGAGGGTGAGCGTCGTCTCACCAATGTGCGACATCTCGAAGAGTTGCTGCATGCCGCCGTGCTGAGTGAGCACCTGAATGTGGAGGGCACGCTGCGCTGGCTGCGCACGCAGATGGCCGAGGCCGAGGAGCGGGGGGACCGTCCCGGCAACCGCCCGGTCACGGAGCTGCGGCTCGAAAGCGATGCCGATGCCGTGCAGATCGTAACCGTGCACAAGAGCAAGGGGCTCGAATACGACATCGTCTACTGTCCCACCCTGTGGAGCGCCTATCCGGTGCAGCCTGATGCACCGGTGCTCGTGCACGAACAGGACGGCGTCGTGCTTGATCATGGATCGCCACAGCGTCCTGCCCGTCAGGCACCTGCAGATCGTGAGCGCCTCGCAGAGGAGAGCCGACTGCTGTATGTGGCGCTCACGCGTGCAAGGTTCCGCACGGTAGTGGGCTGGGGCCCCATCACGCATCGGCAGCGAGGTGATGTGGCGGCGCAGAGCGCGCTGTCGTGGCTGCTGTTCGATGCCGCGGCAGGCGGCGTACCGGATACCGGTGCGGTGTCGGCCCCGCTCATGGCCGATGCACTCGCAGCCGGTCCGCAGACGTGGCAGACGCATCTCGAGGCCGTCGTCGCCATGCATCGCGATCTCATGGCCATGGAGACCGCGGACTCCACGCTCGTGCCGCCACTGTCCCTCACGACGGCACGTGCCCGGCCGGTACCCGTGGTGCGCACTTTGCCCGACGAGCCGCCACCCGCCCGACGCTTCGACACCTATCGCATCGCGAGCTTCACGTCGCTGTCCCGGCCTCTGGCCGGCGCCTCGGCGGTACGTGATGTCGATGACCCGAATGAAGACGCCGGCATGGCGCCCAGCGAAGAGGGCCCGGCGCTCTCAGCGCGCGATCTGCCACGTGAGGACTTTCGCGCCTTTCCTGCGGGTAGAGAGGCCGGCATTGCCCTCCACGCGCTATTCGAACACAGCGCGTTCGATGCCACACCCGCCCAACTTCGTCCGATGGTGGTGCAGCGTTTGCACGAGGCCGGATTGCTGCAAGCCCCTCCGGAAAGCGACCTTCGTGTGGACGCAGTGGTCGACATGATGCAGCGCACCCTCGGTACACCCATCCCTCTCGACGCGTGCGGACTGCCGAGCTTTGCGTTGCGCGACGTGCGCGGGGACCGCGCGCGGCACGAGTGGCAGTTCCTGTTGCCCATGGGTGCGCAGGACGCCGTGGTCACACGCGAGCGTTTGGCGCTGGCCTTTGCGCAGCACGGCGTGGGTCCGGTGTCCGAGTATGCCGAGGCCTTGCGGACGCTGGGTCCCACGCAGCTGCACGGGTATCTCACCGGCTTCGTCGACCTGCTCTTCGAGCACGATGGGCGCTGGTGGGTGGTGGATTGGAAGTCCAACCAGCTTGGCACCACGCCAGCCGCCTATGCGAACCATGCATTGACGGCAGTGATGGTCGACCATCACTACATCCTGCAGTACCATCTCTATCTCACGGCGGCCTATCGCTTTCTGCAGCATCGTATGCCGGATTTCGACTACGACCGCCACATGGGCGGTGCGGCGTACGCATTCCTGCGGGGATTCGGAGTGTTCAACCCCGCGCCGGCCCAGGGCTGGTTTGTGGACCGGCCACCACGCGCGCTCATTGAGGCGCTCAGTGCCGCCTTTGGGGAGCAGACACTCTCACGGAGACGCGAATGA
- the recD gene encoding exodeoxyribonuclease V subunit alpha, with protein MSTHVGVATPVEVMCQAIDRAFARLVARQASDHAEQALLHDTALLLSTERAQGHSCIELSAWAKTTVRFMHDRAAESHDITWPALDAWQRVLRDSPLCRVAHETTLRDESAASAMLVLDGARLYLARYHDAECRLALSIRRRVQHPAPVEAPGLAAEFARLFPPDPEKTDWQAVAAQTALDLPLVFVTGGPGTGKTTVAARMLALLLHADPSRTVAIAAPTGRAAARLVESIGAAAEREQLSAAVRAQLPTTGATLHRLLGYQPWNETFRHDASHPLPHDVVIVDEASMVDVLMMDALFRAVRPGARLIVLGDPDQLASVDTGFVLGDVVRASAAAAKRATGAHAGDAPLARAVVRLRHSWRFGAQPGIGALATAMQQGDWPAVARALEPGQYRDVSMRDWSPATLHAATIDAFAAYIASDTPRDALQNLSRFRVLAATREGPRGVQGLNALFERQLRRAGRATSGWYDHRPVLITANDPSTQLFNGDIGVTLRVNGVVGVHFLQSDGQVRSLPPSRLPAHETAWAMTIHKSQGSEFDMVVLVLPEQDSPLLTRELLYTGVTRARQRVVLLGEAPPLRRGVERSVVRSSGLVDRLLDPLTV; from the coding sequence ATGAGCACGCATGTCGGCGTGGCCACTCCGGTCGAAGTGATGTGTCAGGCCATCGACCGGGCCTTTGCGCGGCTTGTGGCACGGCAGGCGTCGGATCACGCGGAACAGGCCCTGTTGCATGACACGGCGTTGCTGCTCAGCACTGAGCGGGCCCAGGGACACAGCTGCATCGAGTTGAGCGCATGGGCGAAAACCACCGTACGCTTCATGCACGATCGCGCGGCCGAGTCGCATGACATCACCTGGCCTGCGCTTGACGCATGGCAAAGGGTCCTTCGCGATAGCCCGCTGTGCCGTGTCGCGCACGAGACAACATTGCGTGATGAGTCTGCAGCCTCGGCCATGCTGGTGCTCGACGGCGCGCGTCTGTATCTCGCGCGCTACCATGATGCCGAGTGCCGGCTGGCGTTGAGCATCCGGCGGCGTGTGCAGCACCCTGCGCCGGTGGAGGCGCCCGGACTCGCGGCGGAGTTCGCCCGTCTGTTTCCACCCGACCCTGAGAAGACCGATTGGCAGGCCGTCGCGGCGCAGACGGCACTTGACCTGCCTCTGGTCTTTGTCACCGGCGGACCGGGCACGGGAAAGACCACCGTCGCGGCGCGCATGCTGGCGCTGCTGCTGCATGCCGACCCGTCACGTACCGTAGCCATTGCCGCGCCCACAGGCCGCGCGGCCGCTCGTCTGGTGGAGTCCATTGGCGCGGCGGCGGAGCGCGAGCAACTGTCGGCTGCGGTGCGCGCCCAACTCCCCACCACCGGTGCCACGCTGCATCGCTTGCTGGGCTATCAACCGTGGAACGAAACCTTCCGCCATGATGCCAGTCATCCGCTGCCGCACGATGTGGTGATCGTTGACGAGGCCAGCATGGTGGATGTGCTCATGATGGACGCGCTGTTTCGTGCGGTGCGTCCGGGCGCACGGCTCATTGTACTTGGCGATCCGGATCAGTTGGCCAGCGTGGACACCGGCTTTGTACTCGGTGACGTGGTGCGTGCGTCCGCCGCCGCCGCAAAGCGCGCAACGGGGGCGCACGCTGGTGACGCCCCGCTGGCCCGCGCGGTGGTGCGCCTGCGCCATTCCTGGCGATTCGGCGCGCAGCCCGGTATTGGAGCACTCGCCACCGCCATGCAGCAGGGCGACTGGCCTGCGGTGGCGCGTGCGCTGGAGCCTGGCCAATATCGCGACGTGAGCATGCGGGACTGGTCGCCAGCCACCTTGCATGCGGCGACGATCGATGCCTTTGCGGCGTACATCGCCAGCGACACCCCCCGCGACGCTCTGCAAAACCTGTCACGTTTTCGTGTGCTGGCCGCCACGCGCGAGGGGCCGCGTGGTGTGCAGGGACTCAATGCCCTTTTCGAGCGTCAACTGCGACGTGCCGGTCGGGCGACCTCGGGGTGGTACGATCATCGGCCCGTGCTCATCACCGCCAACGATCCGTCGACACAGCTGTTCAACGGCGATATTGGCGTGACGCTCCGTGTGAATGGCGTGGTGGGCGTGCATTTCCTCCAGAGCGACGGGCAGGTGCGCAGTCTGCCGCCTTCGCGTCTGCCTGCGCACGAGACGGCATGGGCCATGACCATTCACAAGTCGCAGGGATCGGAGTTCGACATGGTGGTGCTGGTACTGCCCGAGCAGGATTCCCCGCTGCTCACCCGGGAGCTGCTGTACACGGGCGTCACCCGGGCGCGTCAGCGTGTGGTGCTGCTCGGCGAGGCCCCGCCCCTGCGCAGGGGAGTGGAGCGAAGCGTGGTCCGCAGTTCCGGCCTTGTGGATCGACTGCTGGATCCGCTGACCGTCTGA